The Deltaproteobacteria bacterium genome contains a region encoding:
- a CDS encoding aldo/keto reductase — MNLTLWKINLVAIFFAFSAAKAKMEYVQLTDQQGQVRKLSRLIMGTDHLVQPNWVTEGHPESPEAYVFKVLDEAVRLGINVIDTSPIYVGNIENLVGRWLESRKNLIKQNSFYAENDLNPDRQIYIISKGGFPFDLFYSQRLEKGSHSDELKSDLQSKGILQESGSKEEQKLVNSPPGTYASRLYGSESQIRERVSIELGHTLANLGNGLTVYLMHRDDFDSVEFDVIKRNQTQVETIMKALSHPSVKENFPMLGWSNWTTDRVNKSIGLSNSNPELASPQLNSPYFSLFEMSQRSIHARGIQVTHREMMDANFQKGIYLMSYSPLGGFSILDKPEPAWENAKLNAEKKFRERDPYWQNVYHAIFTPENEVRYYRALKWIKKYNQIHNANFTLDQLFNAYALAHVRTNFLTVGPITIEQVRRTVDSLVLSKQLGKDVLEELYTVENRDFSKHLRPSFSRSCLAFYN, encoded by the coding sequence ATGAATCTAACTCTATGGAAAATTAATCTCGTCGCCATTTTTTTTGCATTTTCGGCAGCGAAGGCAAAAATGGAATATGTTCAGCTTACAGATCAGCAGGGTCAAGTCCGAAAGCTTTCCCGTCTGATCATGGGTACAGATCATCTAGTGCAACCTAACTGGGTCACCGAAGGACATCCAGAGTCCCCCGAGGCGTATGTATTTAAAGTCTTGGATGAGGCGGTTCGCTTGGGCATTAATGTGATTGATACTTCCCCAATTTATGTTGGGAATATTGAAAATTTAGTTGGTCGATGGTTAGAAAGTCGAAAGAATCTAATAAAGCAAAATAGTTTTTACGCTGAAAATGATTTAAATCCAGATCGTCAGATATATATTATCTCAAAGGGTGGCTTTCCGTTTGATTTGTTTTACTCTCAACGGCTTGAAAAAGGCTCTCATTCAGATGAACTCAAAAGTGATTTACAGAGTAAAGGCATTTTACAGGAATCAGGCTCTAAAGAAGAACAAAAATTAGTGAACTCCCCTCCGGGCACTTATGCAAGTCGACTTTATGGAAGTGAAAGTCAAATTAGAGAAAGAGTTTCAATAGAGCTTGGGCATACCCTTGCCAATTTGGGCAACGGATTAACGGTCTATTTGATGCATCGAGATGATTTTGATTCTGTAGAATTTGACGTGATCAAAAGAAATCAAACCCAAGTTGAAACTATAATGAAGGCATTAAGCCATCCCTCGGTTAAAGAAAATTTCCCAATGTTAGGTTGGTCAAATTGGACAACGGATCGCGTGAACAAATCCATAGGACTAAGCAATAGCAATCCGGAACTAGCATCCCCTCAACTGAACAGTCCGTATTTTTCATTATTTGAGATGAGCCAAAGATCCATTCACGCCCGCGGAATTCAGGTAACTCACAGGGAGATGATGGATGCGAACTTTCAGAAAGGGATATATTTAATGTCTTATTCACCTCTGGGCGGTTTCAGTATTTTGGATAAGCCAGAGCCGGCATGGGAAAATGCTAAATTGAATGCTGAAAAAAAGTTTAGAGAAAGAGATCCTTACTGGCAAAATGTATATCACGCAATATTTACCCCAGAAAATGAGGTCAGATATTATCGCGCTCTTAAGTGGATTAAAAAGTACAATCAAATTCACAATGCCAATTTTACTTTGGATCAGTTATTTAACGCCTATGCCCTTGCCCATGTAAGGACGAATTTTTTAACTGTGGGGCCAATAACCATAGAGCAGGTACGACGTACTGTAGACTCTCTAGTATTGTCCAAACAATTAGGAAAAGATGTGTTGGAAGAGCTCTATACAGTGGAAAATAGAGATTTCTCAAAGCATTTGAGGCCGTCGTTTTCTAGAAGTTGTTTAGCATTTTATAACTGA
- a CDS encoding transposase has protein sequence MKKSQANSNSLINTLKNPRTLITPKRLKNFKEHGGQTPKARQRRKRPLSVNEPLHLVLRSDYARGARKLTKHQPMIQGILKKAAGRFKISIYEKAINTTHIHLLVRGKTRESLQNFFRVTAGHIAQNILRDFPLQPGEKGQPVVHGSVLVGEKPMSNCHQPRGAPSAVRENKFWETRIYSRIVSWGREFKIVTAYIYQNVLESLGVRTKTKNSS, from the coding sequence ATGAAGAAATCACAAGCAAACTCAAATTCACTGATTAATACTTTGAAAAATCCCAGAACTCTCATCACTCCAAAACGTTTGAAAAATTTCAAAGAGCACGGAGGTCAGACTCCTAAGGCTCGTCAGCGCAGGAAACGACCCCTATCTGTTAATGAACCCTTGCATTTAGTTCTGCGCAGTGATTACGCGCGCGGTGCCCGCAAGCTGACGAAACACCAACCGATGATTCAGGGTATCTTAAAGAAAGCTGCTGGTCGGTTTAAGATTTCCATTTATGAGAAAGCCATCAATACCACCCATATTCATCTGCTCGTTAGAGGGAAAACTCGGGAGTCTTTGCAGAACTTTTTTCGTGTGACCGCTGGACATATAGCCCAGAATATCCTGCGAGACTTTCCGCTTCAACCAGGGGAAAAGGGCCAGCCCGTGGTGCATGGGTCAGTGCTGGTGGGCGAAAAGCCAATGTCGAATTGTCACCAGCCGCGCGGTGCCCCTTCGGCGGTGCGGGAGAATAAGTTTTGGGAGACTAGGATCTATTCAAGAATCGTGAGTTGGGGAAGGGAGTTTAAAATAGTCACGGCCTACATTTATCAAAACGTTTTGGAGTCATTAGGAGTGAGGACAAAAACTAAAAACAGTTCTTAA
- a CDS encoding MBL fold metallo-hydrolase, which produces MKEQLWQHKEIKIRGVSLAGVYSCYQLPDFNFSIDVGQGFDWILNDHLFFITHGHMDHAAGIPYIISQKNMRHHPKPQFYMPGSLIQPLREIVSLWSQIEQHTYEYDFFALEDFPSIYLNSTLRIKPFRTFHRIDSYGFSLLKKTKTLLPEFQQKTGASLVELKKKGIQIEKEVEKILISFSGDSQIEFLDQNPELYDSQILFMESTFMDNKKSLEDTRRWGHTHLFEILERLPRINSEKILLKHLSSRYSLSRAQQILDEFVDPKNRTRFEVFPGR; this is translated from the coding sequence ATGAAGGAACAGCTTTGGCAACATAAGGAAATTAAAATTAGGGGCGTGTCCTTAGCGGGTGTCTATTCCTGTTATCAGCTTCCAGATTTCAACTTTTCAATTGATGTGGGGCAAGGATTTGACTGGATTCTGAATGACCATCTTTTTTTTATCACCCATGGTCATATGGATCATGCCGCCGGTATTCCTTATATTATTTCTCAAAAGAATATGCGGCATCATCCTAAACCCCAGTTCTATATGCCTGGGAGCCTGATTCAACCCCTTCGGGAGATCGTTTCGCTTTGGAGCCAAATTGAACAGCATACCTATGAATACGATTTTTTTGCTCTTGAGGATTTCCCTAGTATTTACCTTAATAGCACTCTGAGAATTAAGCCCTTCAGAACCTTTCACCGCATTGATTCCTATGGATTTTCTTTACTTAAAAAAACAAAAACTTTATTACCAGAGTTTCAGCAAAAAACAGGAGCTTCACTGGTTGAGCTCAAAAAAAAGGGGATCCAAATCGAAAAAGAAGTTGAAAAAATACTTATCTCTTTTTCGGGTGATTCTCAGATTGAATTCTTAGATCAAAACCCTGAGCTGTATGATTCCCAGATCTTGTTTATGGAGAGTACTTTTATGGATAACAAAAAAAGCCTCGAAGATACAAGAAGGTGGGGTCATACTCACTTATTTGAAATTTTAGAACGACTGCCGCGAATCAACTCAGAAAAAATACTTTTAAAACACTTATCTAGTCGCTATAGTCTATCCAGAGCTCAGCAGATTTTAGATGAGTTTGTTGACCCAAAGAATAGAACTCGATTTGAAGTTTTTCCAGGAAGATAG